The nucleotide sequence ATCTCCAGCATTGTAGACACCACATTTATATCCAGTTGTTGAATGGATATAATCCTTTATTTGATGACACAATGTGGATTTTCCACTTGCAGGGAGGCCAACTAGTAGCACCACCACTTTGGCCCTCTCTATTGTTGACTTGGAATTGTGGAGGTGGTTAATGGTGTGTTCAGAATTTAGCCTTTGTAGTTTTTGCTCGATTGTATTAATGAACTCTTGGGTTGTTGTTTGCTTCTGTCTGGTTTTCAACAGGTTGTTTCTCGTTAGGGCTGGTGTAATTGTTGACGTTCCAGGATGTGTCGATGTTGAGTGGAACTGAGAGTCTGGATCAAATAACGAGtttattgaagttgatgacaAGGTTGATATTAGCTCGTCATGGGGACTGTCGGTATATTCACATTCGTTGTTTTCGTTGTATGCGTTTGGTGACATAGTGGCTGTATACTCACCATAGTAGTTGTctgaattgttgaacaattgtGTGTTTGAGGAACTCATATTAGGTATAGATTATTGTATATTGAGCCAAATGctaatgaagaagaaatgaTAGAAAAAAGTGAATACAAAATACATTTTACTAAGTCTGACGATAATTTGTGCACTTGTGTTTCTTGCGGCGAGtgagatgatgatgaaaacgGTGATATGGAAACTTTTCATGTGGTAGAATCTTTCACAAAGCATAAATTTgcaatcatcaaatttcttttcattgtctcgtttctttttttctattATTGTCTTATGTTGCATTACTTTTGTGCAACTTTCCGATCAACAAATCTCCGTTAAGCCTAAATTAGAACAAGGACATCAACTGACAAACTCGAACTTTGGAAGCGCTTAATTGGGTAGCTGGTTGATCTTACCACTCTATGGTAACATGGAGCTCTCCTCAATGACACGTTGCGATTAAAGTGTTTTTATAAATTTAATGACTCGTTCATGGGATAAAGTCATATGGAAAACTGCAAACCTTGACTTATTCCTTAAGCCACTCTGGATGAAGGGTAAAAAGATTACGATATATGATTTTGTCCATAATATCATACAACGAGAGGATAAAGAGATATAGATGAACTGCCTTTGTACGGTCCATTgcacaaaatcaaaaatgataaGCATTGTATGGTGAGCTTCTATACAGGAGGGTCGCTTGAAAATGCTCTTCTCATCCGGTGGCGAAACTATCTGAGAACATAATTATCCGAGGTTTAGAGTTCAGTAAAACGTCAAAGAAGTACCATGCCATATATGCCACATCGAAATGATATTGGCGGCAGAATACTAAAGTACGTTTTCGAATAAAACATTAATGACTCATTGTACCATCGATGACacccaattcttcaaagcGGACTTTCGGATTATCGGAGATTGCGTAGTCTTTGACCAAAGTTTTTTTTCAAGCCATTCTGGGATGCGTGTCGACTTCCTCGACTAATCAATACGTCACATTTGTATTATTCACCTAATTGAAATCcgcaaaattaaaaaatcATGTGCTATACACGTGCTGAGCAAGTGAAAAATCCCAGACTATACTACAAACTTGTCTTTCTTTAGATGGTTTGTTTATTGACTAACTACACAATCCTATTTATTCACCATATAACTCTTGTCTAAAACATCCTTTGCCTCATTAATCTTTTGACTAACGTATTTACTGCCTTGTTTATCCGGGTGGTTCaaaaccatcaatttcCGATATCTGTCTCTAACCATTTTCTTGTCAACATTTAAAATATCATCACCTTCAATGcccaaaatcaacaaagctTCCTGTTCAGTCATTGGTGTAAGAAAACTTCTATTGGGATACTTCTTTCGTAGAAATTGGTAGTGAATAAAGTTTGGATCTGATCTGTTGAGTGTGGATGAAGCATGGTCGTTGGTgagtttcaaattgtttagGGTGGCGATCATACTGGGGCTCAAATTTAAGTATTGGCGATACGCCGAAATTGTAGCTTTAGCTGTGAGTGCTAAGCCTGTAACTCCCAATCCGACGATGATTGGGAGTACCATAATGAAGTGGTTATTTTGGTCAAAATactaaatttcaaaaagttaGTCAGAAGCGGAAGTGCTGTCGTAAATGAATACTTACCTGGTCTCGATAGCGTTGGTAGTTTACTCGAGCGTCCTGAATGAGTATTGATCCGTATAGGAGTATGATAAGATGGTGAAGATTTTTCAAGATGACAGCCGTGTCGCAAGGTTCATGTCGCAAGTTTTGCGACATCTTTGACGTACATTAATACTGCATATCCCTCCCTGCAAACCAAGGAACATCTAACGCGTCAAAAAAACCTTAACCTCAGTTTGTTGACATAAATGTGGCTAGAGAGTAAACTTTCCACCAAGGAACTAAAATTCCATTAGAATTCTTCTATACAAATATACTAGTCTTTTGCCGGAATTGttttttggttgcaattttcatcaaaaaaaagTTCCGACTGAGAGACGTTTGATACAGAACCGATCTTGTTAAAACCAGAATTTAGTAAAACCCTCATCACTATTTGCAGGGTAACCACACTACACGATGCCTGCTAGGCATCATGTTTCAGAAATAGTGCTCATGTGTCCTTTCTTCTTAACCACTCTGGACTAATCTTATCCATGTTGCCAATACAGCGGTCCGTTCTGAATACTATCGGCCGACTGAGCGTCaactattgaaaatttgtgtaataaaCGTATTCCCCTCTCTCTTCTAGTAAAAAGGTTTGTATACTAAAACGTGTacaaattgtaaaaaaaaacttgTTCTCATTGTTTCGGCTCACTCCTTTACGGAGTTTTTGCaaattttacttttgtttgcttttgcttttaACATTTTGTGGGTTGTAGATGAGATataaatattcaaaattaaaattttaaaaCGCTGAATTGGTTATAATAAATTGATACCGATTTTCCCATAAACTTTTTCCTTCAGAGTTAAAGTCCTATTTCTCCTACAGATACTCTTTACccatcttcaattgctttgTCACAATGTCTCACTCGTCCTTATCTTGGTTAGCCAACTTGAATGTTGAACAAACTCCTCACAAATATTTGAGGAGATCATCAATTATTGGTACTATTGGTCCTAAAACAAACAGTGTTGAAGCTTTgaccaaattgagaaaagcTGGTTTAAACATTGCCAGAATGAACTTTTCTCATGGTTCATATGAATACCACCAATCTGTTATCGACAATTGTATCAAATCGGAGGAAGTATATAAAGGAAGACCATTGGCTATTGCTTTGGATACCAAAGGTCCAGAAATTAGAACTGGTACTACTATTGATGACAAAGATTACCCAATTCCACCAGGACACGATATGATTTTCACCACTGATGACGCTTACaaattaaaatcaaatgatgaGATTATGTACATTGACTACAAAAACATTACCAAGGTCATCTCCCCAGGTAAGATTATCTACGTCGATGACGGTGTTTTATCGTTTGAGGTCTTGGAAGTTGCTGATGACCAAACCTTAAAGGTTAGATCCATCAATGCCGGTAAGATTTGCTCACATAAGGGTGTCAACTTACCAGGTACCGACGTTGATTTACCAGCTTTGTCTGAAAAGGATATCTCtgatattcaatttggtattAAAAACAAAGTGCACATGATTTTTGCCTCGTTCATTAGATCAGGTGATGATATTAGACATATCAGAAGAGTTCTTGGTGAAGAAGGTAAAgatattcaaattattgctaagattgaaaatcaacaaggtgtcaacaattttgatgaCATTTTAGAAGCAACTGATGGTGTCATGGTTGCTAGAGGTGATTTGGGTATTGAAATTCCAGCTCCACAAgtgtttgttgttcaaaaacaattaaTCGCTAAATGTAACCTTGCTGCTAAGCCAGTCATTTGTGCTACTCAAATGTTGGAATCGATGACTTACAATCCAAGACCTACCAGAGCCGAAGTTTCAGATGTCGGTAATGCTATCTTGGATGGTGCTGATTGTGTCATGTTGTCAGGTGAAACTGCCAAAGGTAACTACCCATATGAAGCTGTGTCAATGATGCACAACACATGTCTTATTGCCGAAAAAGCCATTGCTTACCCACAATTGTTTAACGAATTGAGAGCCTTGGCTAAGAAGCCAACTCCAACTACTGAAACTTGTGCAGTTGCCGCTGTTTCAGCTGCTTACGAACAAGATGCTAAAGCTGTTGTTGTCTTGTCCACTTCTGGTCTTTCAGCTAGATTGGTCTCCAAGTACAAGCCAGATGTCCCAATTTTGATGGTTACCAGAAACGAAAGAAGTGCCAAATACTCCCACTTGTATAGGGGTGTTTATCCATTCGTGTatcaaaaagagaaagctGCTAACTGGCAAGAAGATGTCGAAAACAGATTGAGATGGGCCGTTTCAGAAGCTATTGACTTGGGTATCATTTCCAAGGGTGACTCAATTGTTACTGTCCAAGGATGGACCAAGGGATCTGGTCACTCCAACACTGTTAGAATTGTCCAAGCTTAAGTTTTATGGTCGTTTACAGGTTTTATATATTAATCAAAATGATAGAGTAAATTGTGGATGTAAGAAGTAGTAGTATTAGTAGTAGTAGCGCTTCcgaaatattcaaaattataagcaaagaaaaaaaaagtggCAGATTTTCAATAGACTTAGTCTACTTGTTTTAATTATAACCCCAAATGCTTGCCCAATCCTTTGCAAGCACTGTATTCAAATCAGTCGCAAGACTGGTTGAGCCGATTACTTCACGAGTAATACTTACAAGACCTTATTCAGGGACTACTCCACCACTGCCTTCTCCTCCACCACCTCCACCATCACATGATTCTCGGGCACCACCGCCAACAGAAGAAACTACACATTTTGGTTATAAAACTGTCAACCGTACTGAAAAGGAAAACTTAGTGGGTGGGGTCTTCTCCTCAGTTGCATCGAACTACGATTTAATGAACGATGTCATGTCAATGGGAGTTCATCGTTTGTGGAAGCAccacttcatcaatagaTTGGATGCTGGAATGAgaccatcatcatctgagCCAttgcaatttcttgacGTTGCTGGAGGTACAGGTGATATTGCGTTCGGGCTCTTAGAGCACGCCGAGAAGAGATTTGGCGATGTTGAAAGTAAAATCACAGTGGCTGACATCAACCCCGATATGTTAAAAGAGGGTGAATTGAGATACGTAAAACTGAAGTGGGCCAAGGAAAGCAAAAACCGTGTTgaatttcttgttcaaaatggtGAAACCATGGATGCGATCCCTGACAATTCGAAAGATGTGTACACTATTGCCTTCGGTATTAGAAATTTTACCGATATACAAAAGGGTTTAAATACAGCTTATAGAGTGTTGAAACCAGGAGGAATTTTCGCATGTTTGGAATTCTCTCAAGTTGAGAACCCAGTTATTGATTATGCTTATCAGGCATACCTGTTTTCATTATTACCATTAATGGGtcaattgattgcaaaTGATAGAGATTCATATCAGTATTTGGTTGAGAGTATACAAAAGTTTCCTAAACAAGAGGAGTTCAAGTCGatgattgaaaaagctGGATTTTATGTACCAGAACCAGGATACGAAAACTTGACCTTTGGTGTTGCTAGTATCCACATTGGTATCAAGCTTTAGAAGAAGGGTGTTGTAAATAGTATTTTTATTTAACTTGAAAAgtaattgatgattgtgAATTGTAGAGCCAGATTCAAAAACTCTCACTTTTTTTTGGgatttttttcaatcacaTCTACATTTACACTTTGACTTTACTGGATCTGCTACAACAATGTCTACAATGACTCCAGAGATTCAGACGTTAATGAATCCAGTAGTTGCCACGCTCAAACGACATCAAATCAACGATGACAAGGAAATGGCCTTAGTCATTGCTcatttattgatgaaagtcATATCGGCAGCAAGATGGACCAATACGTACgacttgataaatttgattaGAAAAGTCGGGACTGTCTTACACTCAGCAAACCCTTGCCAGGTTATCCCAGGAAACATTGTAAGACGTGTTCTTGCAATCATTCgagaagaaattgaaacagGGTTGGAAACAAATGCCACAACTGAACCCACTACCATCAATTCCAATGTCCCTATGATGAGCTCAATGTTTAGCTTGCTCACAACAACTAATAAACAAGAAGGTAGAAAAGAACAAGGGGCTcctcaaacaaaaaaacaaacaagtgACATGAGAAGTATTATAATCCAAGGTATAAGagatttggttgatgaaataTCCAACTTCAATGAcgatttgaacaatatgGCAATTGACTTGATTCACGATAATGAAGTATTGCTAACACCTACTCCTACGTCAGACACTATCCTACACTTTTTAATCAAGGCCCGCTTAAAGAGAAAATTTACCGTTCTAGTTACGGAAAACTTCCCCAATGATCTACAAAAGGCTCAACTTTTTGCTAAAAAGTTGGCTGAGAATAACATAGAGACAGTGATAATACCTGATACTACAGTTTATGCTGTGATGTCTCGCGTAGGTAAGGTCATTATTGGTACCAACGCCGTATTTGCAAATGGTGGATGTTTATCACTGAGTGGTGTTGCCAGTGTTGTTGAGTGTGCCAAAGAACACAGAACTCCAGTATTTGCTGTCTCTGGTTTATACAAATTATCGCCGTTGTATCCATTTACTAGAAATGATTTAATTGAAGTGGGCAATTCCGGCAAGGTGCTCAGTtatgaagattttgaattggttgataatgttgaagTGGTCGTTAATCCGTTAGAAGACTATGTCCGTCCCGAGCACATTGACATTTTCATTACCAACGTGGGTGGGTTTGCACCTTCATTTATATACAGAATAGTGTTGGATAACTACAGATCAGAAGACAGCAAATTGGATTAGAATTATACAATCATGGCAATAGACATTAGTACCGattcttgtttttgataacCTTGACTAATCTTGGTGGCTTTGCATCAGCAGTTTCTGCTCTTTTTTTGTAGAATGACCACTGTTTCAGATCAGAAGGATATTGGTTGACTTTGTAAAGAGTGTCCCAATCATGATCAAACTTGACATTTTGTATCTCCGTAATTGTCGCTAAACTTGAATTCGAAAGAAAACTATGGGGTCTGGGCAAATCTTTCAAGTCTGGGTTTTTCATATCGCCAATTTCCTGATCGATTATGGAACACAACTGGTCCATGGTGTAGTTTTTagaattttgttgttggcgTGAATCGTCATCAGTATGAGGTTCAAAAAATGCCCTATTTTCAGGCGACGTATGAAAATCGGAACTCATTGGAGAACTGCATCTAAGTATACCATCCGACTCAAAGTTTGAGCTTGGTAACAACCTGCATTTCAATGATTCTGATAAGGAATTGTCGTCGGTGGAAGGTTTGTACAACTTGTCAAACATATTTCTATCCAATGTCAATGTTCCTTTTTGcttctctttttgaaatagcttgaaaaatttttctctcAAGTCCCTAAGCTTTTCCTTCATCTCGTGAAATGCTTGTTGAATAATGGAGGGAAGTGTGAAGAGTTGTGTGActttttttgtaattctAAAGTTTTTTGCAGCCAATAGTAATTTCTACATAATTTAATTTGCATATACGGCAATAAGACAATATATAGTTATAGCACATTGCGCGTGTGGTTATATCCTGAATACAGAGCTGGTTTACACGTCACTGCAACGTGATGGATATGTTCATTATCAGCATGTCTTTTTGGTAACACCAACTGAATTTCATTGTCATCGATCTCAGCTTTGATCTCGTCCACTTTTATAGTCTTGTCGAATTTCATTGCACTTTGATAAGTTTTAGAGTTAGAACTAGTCTCGGTGAAATCTGCATGGTCAATATGAATCACCAATTCATTCTCCTTCTGATTAAAGTCAACCTTGACATCATCTTGTTTTAATCCTGGATCATCATAAAAGACCAAATACTTGTCATCTTTTTCCTCCGAATGTAAAGAATCATCAAAGCCGATAAAGTGTTTACCTGAGCTGAATTCATCCCAAAATTCATCGACAAATTTGTGATCTTTGTCCCAAATGTCAGATTCACTTATGTTTCTGGGACTAAGCGTTAAAGGATCACTCTCCTCATTATGTTTTCGTTTTGACATTGCCCTTTCCGCAATTCTTCTAGGATTGTACATTGGAGGTATTGAGTTTGCGTACTTGCGCGGACGAAACATTTTATTGTCTAATTCTCGAGCAAGATTGTTGTCCCAGGAAAACCTCGTTGGATTGGAAAAGTCTAAGATTTAGCAAAGACGAAATTGAAGCGCCTCATTATATTGATCACCTACGCAAGGTCATGCAAAGAGCATTGCAGCACTCTCAGCAATAACTACTCACAATTGCTATTGTTTGCATTATTCAACATCTAACTACTCACTCGTACACAAATTCATCCATGTATATAAGTAGCatcaatcttgttcaacGACGGACCCAAATATAACTTCAATTTCCTGCGATATGCAGTAGGATTTTCGGTTTGAATAGGATTGCCTTCAAAGTAAACGCATTCCAAATCAGATAATTTCCCCATCTCCTTGCCTACATTTTCGAAGCTCAGCACTTGATTGTAGGAACACCAGAAGTCAGTCAATTTCGTCAAATGCTTCAATCCAGATAACTCTGTCAATTTATTGGAGGTAACGTCTAACACTTGAAGATTGGTgttattttccaaattctcTATCTTTTCAATACCATTATGCGACAAGTAcaattcttccaaattctttaaattATCGAGCCCCTCAATTTTCCTTATTCTGTTggattgaattgaaagcaCCCTAAGATTAACCAATGAGTctaaattttgcaatttgtgTATTCTGTTCTTCCCTAGCCACAATTGGGTTATATTTACCAAATTGTCAAGATTCTCAATCACCTCAATCTTGTTTCCTCCAAGTTCTAAATTAACTAACTTTGTCAAAGATTCTAAGTTTTTTATCTCTTTAATCTTGTTAGCCACAAAGTAcaagttttccaaattaaCCAACGTTTCAATATTCTTGATATTCTTGATGGTGTTGAACGATAAATCGAGATTCTGTAATTTAGTCAAGTGCTTTATGGAACTAGATATGTGATTTATTCTATTGTCGTAGAAATCCAACTCTTCTAAAGTAGGAGAGATGTCCTTCACTCCCACCATAGAGGTGAGCAAGTTTTGCCGTAAACACAACgattccaatttcttgaatcGTGAAAGATCCAAATCTTCAAGTGAGGCAATTTTCAAGTGAACGAGATCAATGAACTCAGTATCGGAATCAAATCCGGCTGTCAAATCAACATCtgcatcaatttcttgtgGGTTATTATCAGGCAACACTGTACCGGGGTATTCAACTGCTCCATTAGATTCCTCTTGATCgttatcttcttcatcatcatggGCATTGTCTTCTTCCTCTGTCTGGGAGAGGGCAGCATCGACATTATGGTCGTGTTTCTCTTCTTTATTACCTGATTGGGCTTTCACTTCTGAAAGATTTGTCATTTTTCGTGGTGGTGTATGGGGAGAGAGAAGAGTGTGTTATGTTGATGTGTATTTGTAATTGCGGTAGCGTGTAATTTTGTCTGTTATTCCATGCCCAAGCATAGGCAATCTTCAATAACCTCCTGTGACACTGTCAACTTATTACTACTCATCGGTAGCTTTCGACTGACTGTCCACGATGACCGTCCACTTCTCAATATACTCACTACgcaataaatcaaaaaccaactatattttgttgatacaCAATTTATACACTCAATTTACCCTTCAATTATACTACTACTTAACTTTAAGCCTCTTCCTTAACTTCCTCCTTTAAGATGTAGTCAACGGCTTCTCCAACAGTCTTGATATCATCAGCAATCTTATCAGGgatttccaaatcaaactcTTCTTCCAAAGCGACCAAGGCTTCAACAGTGTCCAATGAATCTAGTCCCAAGTCCTTTTGGAAAGAGCTCTCTAATGATATATTTGATCCTTGTAAGGTAGTAACTGTTCTCAATGCTTCAAACGCACGGTTGATAACTTCATCTCTGGTGATTGGTGGAGCAACATAGAATCTCAATGGAGTAATGAAGGATACCTTCTGTGATGGTATTCTCAATGAGCGTGCGGCAGATCTGGCAGTGAACCTAAACATCTTAGAATTGGTGTAGTagttctttttgaaatgaatttgtcaatGTTTTGGatgttctttttttttcttcttcagtttttctcatttttttgatcctttgttgatttgtaCCAATAATATTTCCGTATTACGTAATTGGTGTCCAGGACACTTGGTTATGGGACTTTAATTAACACACTTATCtaataaaatataaaacTATAAATGTCTCTATCTCTAAACCGTGATTGAGCTTACCACCTACCGTTGAGAGCAGTAACCTTTTTTGGTGCATTCCTGTTGGATGCTGAACCGGATGCTACACTTTTCCTTCCTGTTAAACCTGAAAACTGAGAAAATGAAGCCCCACTATTTTGGGCAGTTGATACCATTCCACTAGTAAAGCCAGACGAATGGGAAGACTTATTGTCAGACCTGTTGGAGTGTGAAGAATTTTGGGTGTTTGATCTCTCCAACCTTGCTCCAGCTATTGAGGCACTAGCTGAAGATGGTTGATACTGATTTGAACTGTGGAAAGAGGATCTATCATTAAAAGTGGAAGCGTCTGATCTCTTGCTATGGAAAAGTGACACTTTGGATGATGCAACTTCACTCTGATTAGCtcccaatttcaaactttcaatCTCTTCCTTGAAATTCTGTTCAAACAACTCAACCAAAGCCTCATGAGACGAAATCATCGATGGAGGACACAATTTGCCATGAAGAGCCAAACAACGACTCAATACGATTGCCATATCCTTGAAAGCTTCGCCAAGTAACTCTGCCTTGTTTACATTTTCTTCCTTATCTTGATACCTTGGATCAGTGAAGAACAACCTGTACTGACCAATGCCACCATTGACTGGGGCATCCACAGTTCCACTCAATTGCCTGGACAAGTCGCTGAAATGAGACAGGTAATCAgttttgtctttgattgcagtatttatcaaattctccaataaaatcaagtcgtcattctttttggtaATAGTTTGAATAGCGTTATCCAATGGCGACAATCTAATGGTCTCTGATGTCTTGATGAAGCTTCGATTCATTAAAGTTGGGAAACTTAACCAAGATTCATAAGTAGTTTGGTCTGTCCACAAATCAAACACAGAGGTGGATCCTGGAATTTTAGTCAAGCTTCTAAAGAATCtcaaatttttatttcttgCATACTGTCTGACACCAAATGAtgtattgaaaagtttatcCGAAAACTCATAAACCGGTTCAACCGTCTTCACCAAAAGATATCTTCCAGTAACATTCTCCTCTTTCAACTTCTGTGCCTCTGCATCATCATTAATCATAATTGCACCTGGAAAAACCTTCAACAAACGCTCATGAATTGAAGTAATGTGTTCAAAAGGCAAACCCTGATAGATTTGAGAAATTACCCTCATGTAATATGGAAACCCAGTACCAATTGCTTCAACACGGAAATATGATGGTTCCAACTTATCTGAGGACTCCAAGTCCAAGTAGAGCTGGGCCAATTTGTTATGAACATAGgcaaaacttttcaaatcataGGTGTGCTCGTTATAAGCATCCAACAATTCGTTAAATGTGTCGGCAGCCTTTTCAAGACTTTTGCCTTTAATGAAGTTGGTAGCCATCATCTTGAACAAAAGTTCTTTTCTTTCGAATGAGGTCTGTTGTGGAAATTTAGGTCTAAAACTGGCGGgaacaatttctttgtgATCCCATGTATACGTAGATGCTAACAATTCTAAACTCAAGGCTGCTTGCACAAAATCGTTTGCGCGAACATAATCATCATACATGGTACCAATGAAGGAGTTAAAGTACTCCGGTTTACCAGCTGCCTTAATTTGTGCTCTCAACTTAATGTTGTGGAATCTTCTGTCCTCGTCAAACTCGGGAGCAACAGGAACACTAATGTAATAGTTCAATGTTGAACAGAAAGCAGTaagattttgaatgaattcGTTAAAGATTCCAAAAGCCTCATCCTCGCGATCCAATCTAATAGTTGCTTTCATTCTGTTGACGAAGTTGTCCTGATCCTCTTTGGAAGGTTTGTAGGAAGCCTTTTGGTACACTTCATAAAGACCAATAAGACATTGTTTCTCAATTTCATGCAATCCACCACTTAATATAAATTCAGACACCATGATTGTCCAAACCATTTTGACAGCAACGGATTGACATTCATCGTTTCTCTGAAGTCcaaacatcatcaattccGAAATCAAACTaaatttgtcattgatAAACTCAACTTGGTACCCTccaaatttattcaaattgaaccTTATGATGTCAGATTCTGTAGCCTGCCAAGCCAATGCATCCCACGCTTCATTGATCAAGTACGCTGCTCTATCACGTACATCGCGCGTGATCTCAGAACATGCCTTACTAGGGACATTCGACAAGTGCTCAACAGCTACTGGAGGTAAAACTGCTAACTTCAACAATGCTTTCAAGTAGTTACCCCATAATACTCTATCGAAATGCTCCGACTCTTCAATTGGTGGAAGTTGATACGAAACAATCAATGGTCTTACCAATTCCAAAGCACACATGGACCCATCGACAATAATTGCATACAATGATAGCCACTTATCTTCAGGAAAATATTTTCCCAATCTAATATACCTGATTCCTGAGATAATTGTCAAGAGATCCTCACCATGGAAGTCAGCTGCCAAATATTTGTTTGGATCAAATACATCGCCATCAATCTTGGTAGTCAAAATGCGTCCATATCCCTCGTTTCCAGCTGCAGTTTTACCGACTTTGGCCATAaatgaaaaacaagaagCTAATTCTACCAAAACTTCAACCAACAGCTCGTCATTCACAGATTGATCAATGGTGAAAGAGTTAAATGGATAGGTAGTTGGGAACAATTGCGTGAGGATACGCTTTGGTTTGAAATAGTTGTTTCCTCGGGTAAACTTATTGTACCTGATAAAGGTTCGTGCCATTGCTGGTAAgaattttgccaatgaaAAACACAAGTCTAAATCTTTACCCAAAGGCAAACATTTCTCCCATAAAATCGTGCAAACTCTATTAAGAATACTACAGCCCAACCTAGTAGCTTCAACATCCATAGGACCAAGGAATGTATCAACAGCCCATTGCATTGACTTCCCGAGCATGACACGCCTCACTTCGTCATTTTCCATAAGCAGCCCATTAAGTAAACgcaaaaccaaaagaagCTTACTGATGGGGATCTTGTGTTCTTTGGTTGCTTTTTTGACAGTTCCATCGTAGTTTAACTCATCAGCACCCATTCCACGAAGACCAATGGAGTCAATAAATCTAATCAGCATGTTCATAATGTCACGATCTTCCATGCGGGATTTCAAACTGATAAGATAATCAAGACTATCCAACACTAACACTTGATCGTCCACCAATACAGCTGAGTCGACGGAAAGAAACTTTTCGACGGACATGAACAAACCACTTAAAGCATTGAGTGTCACATCTAATTCG is from Candida orthopsilosis Co 90-125, chromosome 1 draft sequence and encodes:
- a CDS encoding Acp1 protein (S. cerevisiae homolog ACP1 has role in lipoic acid biosynthetic process and localizes to mitochondrion) gives rise to the protein MFRFTARSAARSLRIPSQKVSFITPLRFYVAPPITRDEVINRAFEALRTVTTLQGSNISLESSFQKDLGLDSLDTVEALVALEEEFDLEIPDKIADDIKTVGEAVDYILKEEVKEEA
- a CDS encoding Dck1 guanine nucleotide exchange factor (required for embedded filamentous growth); this encodes MAWVKTNSFLKGRILKPFLPNERHPHLRSPHFENLYPGDQVYIFDIRDDKWARGYSVVRPWPNEYIATSCNLDELPVQNIKVVIFPLDFVKITGEIPYPELEVNEEFNNIVDASAVTTLADSEKNHKEATDGVQEVSTPRVPPLPSSINSIDDLSDEIMYTLELLTSHIFALYSMGEFRLFTKLVSIYHALNETRIKLLHELLTEDEAQVARETVVYLFNKIPKLLASKTARINTKSYDLENEGTDVSGYKSVLARDAYNGRILHWGNSSPARIALNSELGALDPNFPIKVHNYADKYSLKPPLGKNFSHEPPSHILVDFKSVSGSSAYQPPGFAGTIAYMYLRNSHKRLTEAFAVHTDSVDDLVNVEKISAALFRNVPSSEIVNNKVFLVTVLTEEVDLNLKNSQAPSVRRVKRGIAAGVADITRIFSRNTGSLQSGEAHHFSIKLYGSYMNKRGDAVDGVENNGWGELVDRIIAGTSHGIAVNPRAEKLVVTVKEFKHQFSASNSDMISSSTPIARIKPIFFDPLAENYERIYLKMNRVNLIKGGSKDDLLTFEISTPNNELITFAKASNQLEKKHWQFISVFPGESIGEIVKVNGVSLKSPTKKPLRDDYILLSLYVNGVLAGEGKLLYKSGNRLVEFNKTKPHVVDILSTSQNAPIARVELNTEYVGKVYNSDISIDNIFQYEKYFKLGQKGLDELSNSLVVFCKLELSQLLKYFNELFSSLLGIVENSSNHSGSTIEILEDNTFKAITYLLDTLFGKQDEYFHLIDDFMSKHIYQEQVGIFLINKVSELFGRASVNWNSVARSMCRVSAILLRVALKTLQQSSELDVTLNALSGLFMSVEKFLSVDSAVLVDDQVLVLDSLDYLISLKSRMEDRDIMNMSIRFIDSIGLRGMGADELNYDGTVKKATKEHKIPISKLLLVLRLLNGSLMENDEVRRVMLGKSMQWAVDTFLGPMDVEATRLGCSILNRVCTILWEKCLPLGKDLDLCFSLAKFLPAMARTFIRYNKFTRGNNYFKPKRILTQLFPTTYPFNSFTIDQSVNDESLVEVLVELASCFSFMAKVGKTAAGNEGYGRILTTKIDGDVFDPNKYLAADFHGEDLLTIISGIRYIRLGKYFPEDKWLSLYAIIVDGSMCALELVRPLIVSYQLPPIEESEHFDRVLWGNYLKALLKLAVLPPVAVEHLSNVPSKACSEITRDVRDRAAYLINEAWDALAWQATESDIIRFNLNKFGGYQVEFINDKFSLISELMMFGLQRNDECQSVAVKMVWTIMVSEFILSGGLHEIEKQCLIGLYEVYQKASYKPSKEDQDNFVNRMKATIRLDREDEAFGIFNEFIQNLTAFCSTLNYYISVPVAPEFDEDRRFHNIKLRAQIKAAGKPEYFNSFIGTMYDDYVRANDFVQAALSLELLASTYTWDHKEIVPASFRPKFPQQTSFERKELLFKMMATNFIKGKSLEKAADTFNELLDAYNEHTYDLKSFAYVHNKLAQLYLDLESSDKLEPSYFRVEAIGTGFPYYMRVISQIYQGLPFEHITSIHERLLKVFPGAIMINDDAEAQKLKEENVTGRYLLVKTVEPVYEFSDKLFNTSFGVRQYARNKNLRFFRSLTKIPGSTSVFDLWTDQTTYESWLSFPTLMNRSFIKTSETIRLSPLDNAIQTITKKNDDLILLENLINTAIKDKTDYSSHFSDLSRQLSGTVDAPVNGGIGQYRLFFTDPRYQDKEENVNKAELLGEAFKDMAIVLSRCLALHGKLCPPSMISSHEALVELFEQNFKEEIESLKLGANQSEVASSKVSLFHSKRSDASTFNDRSSFHSSNQYQPSSASASIAGARLERSNTQNSSHSNRSDNKSSHSSGFTSGMVSTAQNSGASFSQFSGLTGRKSVASGSASNRNAPKKVTALNGRW